CGGCAGCAACAGCTGGTGTTGCTACTGCTATATTAGGAAGTTTTCCGTTCTAAcaattcttaaattaaaaaaaaaaaaaaagtaaagaaaaacaacctaAGAATTGACTACATGTTCATTCCTTGGGCACTTAACAGCGAATCCAGCATGTCGAATGTGTCTTTGTAGTCCATATGCTGGCTGTTTGTACTGTACTGGGGATGGGCATCAGGACCGTTCTCCACTGGTTTCTTGTCCAGTTTCACGAGGGTGCTGAGATGTCCGTAGCCCACCTGGTATGTGacagggggaggagggggtaAGGGAAGGTTAAAAACAGAGTTGTGAGAGGATACATACTGCTTAACAGAGCAAGAACTAGATGAACTACCTGAACTTTTGGAACTTTTGCTCATTTTGGAGTGGTGGTTGTGAGAAGCGTCGTTGCTGTGCAACTTCTTCCTCGAAGAGCCGGAACTAGAGGAGTTGCCATCGCTGCTCAGGCCCACGGGACTCCTCAGCACAGAGGGCGTCACTCCGTCAGCGCCGTGCTTACTGCTGCCACTGGCACCGCCCCCGTGCGAGTGGGAGTGCTTGTGGCCCGCGCCGTGGTGGCGGTTCAGCGAGTGCTCTTTGTGTTTGTCCTTATGCTCTTTGCTAACGTGGGGACTCGAGTGCTTGCTCTTGCCGCTGCCCTCGTCCGACGAGCTGTGCCTTTCTGAGGAAGAAAccttgattttcattttcagctccTCCTTACTGGCACCCTTTTCTGTGGGTGGGATTGGAATACGGAGTTTGAGCGAGCCACCCTTCTCCTTCTTATCAGACAAATGTTTTTCAGGCTTCTCTGCGTTTGCAATAgggattttcattttaatgggAGACGTAACAGAACTAGCCGCCTGCGGCTGCAGGTGCTTTTTATGCTGCTGCTCGCCTGGGGTTGCTACATAGTGTTCTCTGACATCCAGTTCCAGGGTTTCTAGTTTGCGCTTCTCTCTGTATTTATCCAAAGACATTTTCTGAGGAATTATTACAGGAGCAGGAACTTGTCCATGGTGTTTGTTTGCTGACTTATGAGAATATTCTTGTTTGACGGTAGAATGCTCAGCAAGTTTGTCAGGTCTGTGGTGTACTCCAGAGTGCAACTGCACAGACGTCCCTGCTTGGAAGTTCATGTTGTACTGACTAGCAGGCAGTGTCTCCTGCTTCTGAGAGTATATTTGTTCTGTCCTTGTTTGCTCTTGGTGCTGAGGCCATTCCTGGTGTGATGCCAAACTGTATGAGGTACCTGGCATTCCTGTAGCTAATATTGCCAAATTTTCAGGTGCGTGACTGTCTGGAACAGAAATACTTCCTGAGGTCAGAGGTACTGGTGCAGGAAACGATGTCGATGGTTTTTGGAAACTTGTGTTTGCAGCTACACCAGTAACTGTATCCACCAAAATGGAATTCTGGACCAAAGATGAACCAAGAAGCGAGTTCTCAGATACCTGTCCATCACCTTTAGGTTTCTTAGCTGCCTGATTAGCCtaagcaaaaaagaaagaagtaagaAAACACAGCTTAGAATACTTGTACAGTTCACCTGAATTTAGCCCAGAGATGAGATTAAAGCTGGCACAAGATTTCACCACCTCCTAACCCAGACACAGGAAGAAACAGCAAGTACAGCATAACTGAACTCTTTCCCCTGGTTCATAATTCTCCTGGAAGTTCACCTCTGCCTGCTAGACACTACAGGAAAGTTTCTTACCCGCCAATTTCTAATTCTCTTGAGCCTGCTAGGTGTTTTCTCCAGTATTTGCAGAAACTCATGAGTTAGctctaaataagaaaaagaaaagccatttttacATCTGATTCTGTTATAAACAGATAAAACTTAGTCTAAGGTTGTACAGCTTTTGCAGTAGATACTACAGTCTGTGCATGagctgaattaaaattttaataaattgttAGGCAAGTGTGGAACAGAAAAATTCACAGTATTCCACTGGGACAGACTTCTGACAACTACACACATTCTGAAAGACAGGTTTAACtataacattttgtttttactcTTGCACAACCTGGATTTGTTAGACCAAAAACTATAAAAACAACAGTTTCTAAAATAACATACTTGCCATTCAGCCTGTACATATTCTGTATGGAGTTAAGTTTCCTCGAGAGTATAAATTTCTAAGTCACTGTTTCAGTCATTCCAAACTTCAGGAACAACCAGTATCAGCTCTGTACAAACCACAGCCATCAGACCCTTGGAAGGACTCTGTTTTAAACAActgctttgaaataatttgt
This genomic interval from Motacilla alba alba isolate MOTALB_02 chromosome 7, Motacilla_alba_V1.0_pri, whole genome shotgun sequence contains the following:
- the CCNT2 gene encoding cyclin-T2 isoform X3, which produces MKAAFNLRLNPLCPAIPLNACYTSKDLAQTSYFMATNSLHLTTFCLQYKPTVIACVCIHLACKWSNWEIPVSTDGKHWWEYVDPSVTLELLDELTHEFLQILEKTPSRLKRIRNWRANQAAKKPKGDGQVSENSLLGSSLVQNSILVDTVTGVAANTSFQKPSTSFPAPVPLTSGSISVPDSHAPENLAILATGMPGTSYSLASHQEWPQHQEQTRTEQIYSQKQETLPASQYNMNFQAGTSVQLHSGVHHRPDKLAEHSTVKQEYSHKSANKHHGQVPAPVIIPQKMSLDKYREKRKLETLELDVREHYVATPGEQQHKKHLQPQAASSVTSPIKMKIPIANAEKPEKHLSDKKEKGGSLKLRIPIPPTEKGASKEELKMKIKVSSSERHSSSDEGSGKSKHSSPHVSKEHKDKHKEHSLNRHHGAGHKHSHSHGGGASGSSKHGADGVTPSVLRSPVGLSSDGNSSSSGSSRKKLHSNDASHNHHSKMSKSSKSSGSSSSSCSVKQYVSSHNSVFNLPLPPPPPVTYQVGYGHLSTLVKLDKKPVENGPDAHPQYSTNSQHMDYKDTFDMLDSLLSAQGMNM
- the CCNT2 gene encoding cyclin-T2 isoform X2, giving the protein MHRFYMHHSFTKFNRNIMSPTALFLAAKVEEQPRKLEHVIKVANACLHPQEPQLDTKSDAYLQQAQELVILETIMLQTLGFEITIEHPHTDVVKCTQLVRASKDLAQTSYFMATNSLHLTTFCLQYKPTVIACVCIHLACKWSNWEIPVSTDGKHWWEYVDPSVTLELLDELTHEFLQILEKTPSRLKRIRNWRANQAAKKPKGDGQVSENSLLGSSLVQNSILVDTVTGVAANTSFQKPSTSFPAPVPLTSGSISVPDSHAPENLAILATGMPGTSYSLASHQEWPQHQEQTRTEQIYSQKQETLPASQYNMNFQAGTSVQLHSGVHHRPDKLAEHSTVKQEYSHKSANKHHGQVPAPVIIPQKMSLDKYREKRKLETLELDVREHYVATPGEQQHKKHLQPQAASSVTSPIKMKIPIANAEKPEKHLSDKKEKGGSLKLRIPIPPTEKGASKEELKMKIKVSSSERHSSSDEGSGKSKHSSPHVSKEHKDKHKEHSLNRHHGAGHKHSHSHGGGASGSSKHGADGVTPSVLRSPVGLSSDGNSSSSGSSRKKLHSNDASHNHHSKMSKSSKSSGSSSSSCSVKQYVSSHNSVFNLPLPPPPPVTYQVGYGHLSTLVKLDKKPVENGPDAHPQYSTNSQHMDYKDTFDMLDSLLSAQGMNM
- the CCNT2 gene encoding cyclin-T2 isoform X1 is translated as MEAAGGGAGGGGGVMAAAGAGSAGSAARGGGGSSAASRWFFSREQLENTPSRRCGVEADKELSYRQQAANLIQDMGQRLNVSQLTINTAIVYMHRFYMHHSFTKFNRNIMSPTALFLAAKVEEQPRKLEHVIKVANACLHPQEPQLDTKSDAYLQQAQELVILETIMLQTLGFEITIEHPHTDVVKCTQLVRASKDLAQTSYFMATNSLHLTTFCLQYKPTVIACVCIHLACKWSNWEIPVSTDGKHWWEYVDPSVTLELLDELTHEFLQILEKTPSRLKRIRNWRANQAAKKPKGDGQVSENSLLGSSLVQNSILVDTVTGVAANTSFQKPSTSFPAPVPLTSGSISVPDSHAPENLAILATGMPGTSYSLASHQEWPQHQEQTRTEQIYSQKQETLPASQYNMNFQAGTSVQLHSGVHHRPDKLAEHSTVKQEYSHKSANKHHGQVPAPVIIPQKMSLDKYREKRKLETLELDVREHYVATPGEQQHKKHLQPQAASSVTSPIKMKIPIANAEKPEKHLSDKKEKGGSLKLRIPIPPTEKGASKEELKMKIKVSSSERHSSSDEGSGKSKHSSPHVSKEHKDKHKEHSLNRHHGAGHKHSHSHGGGASGSSKHGADGVTPSVLRSPVGLSSDGNSSSSGSSRKKLHSNDASHNHHSKMSKSSKSSGGLRTSQHPRETGQETSGERS
- the CCNT2 gene encoding cyclin-T2 isoform X4, which codes for MATNSLHLTTFCLQYKPTVIACVCIHLACKWSNWEIPVSTDGKHWWEYVDPSVTLELLDELTHEFLQILEKTPSRLKRIRNWRANQAAKKPKGDGQVSENSLLGSSLVQNSILVDTVTGVAANTSFQKPSTSFPAPVPLTSGSISVPDSHAPENLAILATGMPGTSYSLASHQEWPQHQEQTRTEQIYSQKQETLPASQYNMNFQAGTSVQLHSGVHHRPDKLAEHSTVKQEYSHKSANKHHGQVPAPVIIPQKMSLDKYREKRKLETLELDVREHYVATPGEQQHKKHLQPQAASSVTSPIKMKIPIANAEKPEKHLSDKKEKGGSLKLRIPIPPTEKGASKEELKMKIKVSSSERHSSSDEGSGKSKHSSPHVSKEHKDKHKEHSLNRHHGAGHKHSHSHGGGASGSSKHGADGVTPSVLRSPVGLSSDGNSSSSGSSRKKLHSNDASHNHHSKMSKSSKSSGSSSSSCSVKQYVSSHNSVFNLPLPPPPPVTYQVGYGHLSTLVKLDKKPVENGPDAHPQYSTNSQHMDYKDTFDMLDSLLSAQGMNM